The Sebastes umbrosus isolate fSebUmb1 chromosome 1, fSebUmb1.pri, whole genome shotgun sequence genome includes the window ctagattttttaaagcctgaaaacggaGTCATGATGAGGTGGAGAactctagttttctctcagaacacttgaattacaatatgctgaaaggttattgtggattttttgcccaatgatgccaaaaatatactgcctactgccactttaactcaTTGCTCAAATGCAGAGTAATCTGCAGCTGCCTTTAAAAATGTGCTAACACCATCTGCAAACGACCCTGCTCCACTTACATAACCCTGATCCTCtatagatttgtttttatgCCCTTTCAACTTTGCCCCCATACAAATATTGTCTCACCTTAAGTCGATATTTGTGTGTGCGGTCAGAATCAACATAAACAGCCAACATTCATTGTCTGCTGCTCACTAAGTTAAAACTGCTTTTTGAACTACCGGAGATGTTTTTCTGGTATACTTTGTCCAAATCTCAGAGGAAATTAAcaacattataaaatatattgcaCTCAGTTGAGTGATTAAAAGAGTTCATGTGAGCCAGAATTGAGAGGCAGTGTTTACTGTAAAGACATGAAAGCCAGTGGGCGAGAGTGCTGCATCATAAAACATAAGACCAGCGGGGAAGATGAAACAGTAATAGACATTTTTGTTGTCACATACTTTCCCTTGATGATACCCAAGTGGAATTCTGATTACACGTTGAGGATGAGCAGCCACCTGGTTTAAGCATCTGTTTTTCTGCCGTTACATGTCTTTGTgtccctctctgtgtttagaGCGAATGGGTAAAGTGGCTCCATCTGTGTTCAGCGGTGTGAGGTCAGGGACAGAGACGGCCCTGGGCAATCCTGCTGCTGCCAAAGCTCCTGGAGCCAGCGTGTTCAGCAAGTAGACGCACTGAAACAAACGCACTGATGAAACACACTGTTGTCTTTATGATTCTGAGTCAATGGTGATGCTGCGTAATGTGGactgcaaacattttttttttttttaatgaagttgGATTTAAGAGAGATAAAAGGGCTAGTTTTATGCCAGTAGAGTGTGATGACATTACTGCTATGTAAGCAGTTATTGTACTTTGTAATTTGCACAGTCCATCTGACTTGGAGATTGGCAGGTTGTGATTACTGTGGCTGTAAATGAGttgtgacatttatttatcaatgtTGACAAAGATTGTTAAAACATTTGCTTACTTGTTCTTTTTGTAATGCAcaattttacttaaataaatgaTTTCCCCCTgtattaatagttttttttttatctgtagtAAACTACAAAAAGAGGGTAATTTCTATGGAAATGGTAAAAATCATCAAGTAAAGTTGATCTGTATGTCAACAGCACAACCATAATGACCGACATGAAGTGCTATGTTATGTTTGCAAGCACGATAAGGCATAAAAGCacatatactagggctgtcaattgattaaaatatttttttatttgttcaaaatgtaccttaaaaggagatttatcaagtatttaatactcttatcaacatgggagtggggaaatatgtttgttttatgcaaatgtatgtatatgtctattattggaaatcaattaacaacacaaaacaattacaaatattgtccagaaaccctcacaggtactgcatgtagcataaaaaatatgctcaaaactgcagcccaacaggcaacaacaactgtcagtgtgtcagtgtgctgacttgactatgacttgccccaaactgcatgtgattatcataaagtgggcatgtctgtaaaggggagactcgtgggttcccatagaacccattttcattcacatatcttgaggtcagaggtcaagggatccgaaaaggtagtatgacatggttggtaccaatggattccttaggttttttaattCCTTATTAAACCAGTATTAGCTTTAAAACTCGCAAgttgtattaatgtgttaaagaaattagtggcgttaaaacaaatctgagtTAACTTGTTacttatcgcattaactttgacagccctaatttaaatcaataaacaaaacaagcaaactgGTTAACAACAAAGCCCCAAATAACCTGATTTGCTCTGTTATGAGATGAGCACTAACTATAGTACCTGAATCTATCACTAACATTGTGTCATGACATCCATACTGCAGACTGTGAAGGTACATTATCAGATGAGTGGGTCATCTCTGTCCAGCACACCCACACATGTCAAACACAGATGAGCTCACATGATGAAGATGACTCACCAAATGGAGAGCAGAGTAAAGCTTGCCCCAAAATAatactgtttgtttacaagGTTCAGAGTTGTAGAAATACAAATATGCAGCAAAAGGTTCTCTGTTAAATCTACATTTGTGGAGATAATTAGTGTGGTCACCATGACACAGATTTCTTTTCAAAGACACTCTGTATTCACGTTTATTTGTCCCAGTATCACATCACAACGGTCAGATTCATCTACATGTACTATGCCTGCTGGCCAAATCTAGCTCTAATCAGGTTGCTTTTTTGGTGGATaatttagcttaaaaaaatatacaaggGTCTGTCTGATTTTCTTACAGTACTTTACTGTTTGCTCCCTGGCAAGTGGGAAATTACATAAACCCTCGCATCAAGTAAAGCAGTCTCCATCTACACTCCTGCTCGGTGACTTCAATATTCATGTGGACTCCACCAGCTGCTTGTTTGCTACTGAATTCTTGTCACTGTTGGACTGTTTCAACATCACACAGCACGTTAAAGGTCCCACTCACACTAAAGGCCACACACTGGATCTGGTGTGCTCCACTGGCACAACTCCCTCCCATCTGCAGTGCCTGGACCTTGCCGTTTCAGACCATCTCGCTGTTCTTTGCACTGTTCCTGTCACCCTGCCCAGGCAGCGCACAAAACGTACCATCTCATACAGGAACATCAACACAGTGAGTACACCAGCTCTGAACGACCTGATAGCGACCCATCTGGCCTCAGATCCCCACGACACCTCTGCTGATGGGCTGGTTGCCCACTACAACGCCACTTTATCTGGCAGCCTTGACTCATTTGCCCCCCCAAAAACCCGGACTGTCTCCTACACCTGTCCCGCCCGGTGGTTCACCACTGAACTCCGCACCCAGAAGACCACCGGCCGTCAAATGGAGAGGCTCCACAAAAGATCTGGCCTCACTCTCCACCTTGAGGCCTATAAAGAGCATGTGAGGGCCCACAAAGTAGCTCTCTCCCAGGCCAAAACACACTACTACTCCACCCTCATTGCCAACCAACAAAACCACCCCAGAATGCTGTTCACCACCATCAACCGGCTCCGTCGCCCCCTCGATTCCCCCCTCCCCTCAGGCGCCTCCGACCTGTGCACTAAGTTCCTGGACTTTTTCCAGGACAAAGTTGAGTCCATCCATCAACAGCTCTTGGCGCCTGTCTCCCTCCGACACACACCTCAGCCACTGGGCGTGGCTCCCTTGGATGTTCGCCTGCCTCAGTgctccctctccttcttctcccctGTATGTGCTCCTCAGGTCGCCAAGTTGGTCACTAAGGCCAAAGCCTCCACCTGTTCTCTGGACCCCATGCCCACAGCCTTGGTCAAGGCTTGCTTACCTGCCCTGTGCCCCATCATGGTGAACATCATCAACTCCTCCTTGGCATCTGGTTTGGTACCCGATAGCCTCAAGATGGCCTCAGTCACTCCCATCCTCAAAAAGCCAGGTCTGGACCGGGATGACTGCAACAACTACTGACCGATCTCCAACCTTCCTTTCCTGAGCAAAATTCTGGGAAGAGCAGTGGCCGCCCAACTCCGTCAACATATGGCCAACCATGAGCTCTATGAAACCTTTCAATCTGGCTTCAGACCACACCACAGCACACAGACCACCCTCATCAAAATCACGAATGACCTCCTCATCGCTGCAGATTCTGGTCTTATcagcatcctcatcctcctggacCTCTTCGACACAGTCTCTCACACCATCCTCCTCACCCGCCTATCTGACTACCTTGGCCTCACCGGTTCAGCAAACTCCTGGTTTCAGTCCTACCTcatcaaacagaaaacagtttgtcACCATCAGAGACTCCAGTTCCACCCCGGCCCCAGTCAACCATGGTGTACCTCAAGGCTCTGTGCTGGgacccctcctcttcaccatctacatgctccccctTGGTCAGATCATCCGCCACCACGGTCTCAGCTTTCACTCATATGCTGACGACACACAACTATATCTTAGCACCAAACCATCCACCCAGCTACCCCCACAGTCACTTGTAAACTGCCTGCATGCAATACAAATCTGGATGACATCTAACTTgctaaaactcaacagcaacaaaaccgaGCTCATGGTTGTGGCTCCCAAGGCCCTGCTCCGGAAGGTTGGAGATCTATATCTGGACGTTGATGGCTGTTCTTTCTCCCCATCCTCGGAAGTCCGCAACCTGGGTGTCATCCTGGACCCAACACTCTCATTCCAGTCTCacatcaggttcatcaccaaATCCACTTCCTTCCACCTAAAAAACATCTCCCGTCTCCGGCAATCACTCTCTGACTCTGATGCAGAAATCCTCATCCACGCTTTCGTCACCTCCCGTTTGGACTACTGCAATGGAGTTCTGTCCGGGGgttcccagcaaagccctggacaggctccagtatgtgcaaaactcagctgccagggttctcacctgcaccaagccctggcagcacatcacccccaccATCATCCATCTCCACTGGCTCCCGGTCAAGTCTcgcatcacctacaaaatcctcctcctcacctacaaatccctcaacgccctggctcctcagtacttatctgacctcctccacccttACACACAGCCCCGGAACCTCAGATCCTCAGGCACGGGTCAGCTCTTAGAGTACTTGAGTAGATGCACTtcgttacattccaccactggctaTACTGTAGGTGAATATACATATCACAAtgtctgctgctgttgctgataGATACATTTGCTTCATTCACCCCTCACTTTCTCCCTTTTTGCTGGATTCTTTCACTCAACCTTCACTGCTTCACTTGAGGTGGGTGTTTATTTCGTTTCCCACTTTCCCACAGCAAGCAAacagtagattttttaaagcctgtaaacagagacatgatgaggtgcagaagtctagttttctctcagagaacttgaattacaatatgctggaaggttgttatggttattataaaaacattctgcctactgaagtttTAACAATCATGACGCCATTGGGAAATAAAGATTTCCAAGCTAAAGCAATTCAGGTCCCAGTTTGAGTTACTAAAACAGACCTCTTCTCCAGTAGCTGCTGGATGGTGAGGTAAGCCCACAGACGCTCTGTGAAATCCCCAAAGATGTACTGCTCATTTGGGTACATCACATCCCAATCCAGAGCACTGGCCAGGCCCTCCACCTTGTAGGCCTCCTCAAACTacaggaaagagaaaaggaggaaaaaaagatctcTTGTAATAAACACACGTCTTTTCTCCACCTCAGCATTGTCTCCAAATTTCTGCCATTTCCCTCTCCTCACCCCTTGGCCGAGCACTTCCACCATGAAGTTGTCCAGGTCGTTGTCCATCAGCCGACCGGCCACCACGATCTCTGAGCCGTTAAACAACTGGCTGTAGTGGTTGGTGGTCAGGGAGTCCACTGAGTTCACAGGATAACGCAGGTCAACCTCTAAAAGCAGAGGGATGGCCACCTCCTCATAGAAACCCTGGTATAAATGCATACTCACATTGTATTACATGTATTTGTACAAAATGTggtatataaatagatttttattgtaattttatcaAAAGATATTGTTTACATAATTGTGGAAGAATGTGACATAGCTGgcattatttacatttaaagaggaactataatgcttattttcaggtgcatacttgtattttggggtttctaGGAGAACATGTTTATGctttattatggaatttttgcccaatgatgccaaaaatattctgcctactgctgcatTAAGTAAGGGAGTCTGAGTACCTCTTCCACACCGCCTATATCTTGCAGTAACTGACAGAGCTATTTAAACATGTAcacaacatatacagtaaatactaCTGTTTGTATTAGGAATTATTGCTTATcactaatatataataatgctaACGCTCCAGGTGTTGTGATAGGTGTCAGTCCTACCAACGTTTACACCCTCTTCAACCTGAGCACAGACCTTTTCTTTGAGCTTTAGAAGCACCAAGGCCTCCTGCACATTGAGCTCAGGTCTGGTGGTCAATACTCcaggccaacacacacacacacacacacacacacacacacacacacacacacgcatacacaagcatacacacgcacacacacacacacacacacacacacacacgcacacacacacatatacacacacagtacatatACACGTTCTGTCCCTCCCTCTGGG containing:
- the LOC119489947 gene encoding inter-alpha-trypsin inhibitor heavy chain H3-like; translation: MHLYQGFYEEVAIPLLLEVDLRYPVNSVDSLTTNHYSQLFNGSEIVVAGRLMDNDLDNFMVEVLGQGFEEAYKVEGLASALDWDVMYPNEQYIFGDFTERLWAYLTIQQLLEKRSVLVTQTGT